One Aliiroseovarius sediminilitoris DNA window includes the following coding sequences:
- the rarD gene encoding EamA family transporter RarD has translation MSETRKGIAAIIVACTVWGLSPLYYKLLEHVPPLEVLSHRTLWSLAMFGLLLAVQGRLGHLPALFRGQSALLVALAALVISVNWGGFILSVQIGMVVEASLGYFIFPLAMVVLGRVLFGEVITRGKAIALALATTAVLTLTLGLGVAPWLSLLLGGTFAIYGVIKKTMTSGPIVSVTAEVLILAPVAIIWLLGTHFAGWQGIVGRTGGVFGTDWWDSVLLVVSGLITAVPLVLFSYASRRLALSTVGLVQYLNPSLQFTGAVVVLGETITVWHMIAFPLIWLALAIYSAEVYRHDRASRRAVIA, from the coding sequence ATGAGTGAGACCAGGAAAGGGATCGCGGCGATCATAGTCGCCTGCACCGTTTGGGGCTTGTCGCCGCTGTATTATAAGCTTCTGGAACACGTGCCACCATTGGAGGTGCTTAGCCACCGAACGCTTTGGTCATTGGCGATGTTCGGTCTGTTATTGGCTGTGCAAGGGCGCCTTGGGCATCTGCCTGCGTTGTTTCGCGGACAGTCGGCACTGCTGGTTGCCCTCGCAGCGCTTGTGATATCGGTCAATTGGGGCGGGTTCATCCTGTCGGTTCAAATCGGTATGGTGGTAGAGGCCAGTCTTGGCTATTTCATCTTTCCCCTCGCCATGGTGGTCCTTGGTCGTGTCTTGTTTGGTGAAGTGATAACCAGAGGCAAGGCCATAGCGTTGGCCTTGGCGACGACGGCGGTGTTGACGCTGACCCTGGGTCTTGGCGTCGCGCCTTGGCTCTCGTTGCTGCTGGGGGGCACCTTCGCGATCTATGGTGTGATCAAAAAGACCATGACATCTGGCCCCATTGTGTCTGTGACGGCCGAGGTGCTGATATTGGCCCCCGTTGCCATAATCTGGCTGCTGGGCACCCATTTTGCCGGTTGGCAGGGGATCGTTGGGCGCACGGGTGGCGTGTTCGGCACCGATTGGTGGGACAGTGTTCTGCTTGTGGTCTCGGGCCTGATCACGGCTGTACCGCTGGTGTTGTTCAGCTATGCCTCACGCCGTTTGGCGCTGTCCACGGTGGGGTTGGTGCAATATCTGAACCCCAGTCTTCAGTTCACCGGCGCGGTCGTGGTGCTGGGCGAGACGATCACGGTCTGGCACATGATTGCCTTTCCGCTGATCTGGCTGGCGCTCGCGATCTATTCAGCCGAGGTATATCGTCATGACAGGGCGTCGCGCAGGGCTGTGATCGCCTGA
- a CDS encoding superoxide dismutase — MAFELPDLPYAHDALADFGMSAETLEYHHDLHHKAYVDNGNKLIAGTEWDGKSLEDIITGTYDKSAVAQNGIFNNISQLWNHNQFWEMMGPGKTAMPGELEKAINDSFGSVDEFKSQFAAAGAGQFGSGWAWLVKDTDGALKVTKTENGVNPLCFGQTALLGCDVWEHSYYIDFRNKRPAYLDNFLNNLVNWENVASRL; from the coding sequence ATGGCTTTTGAACTTCCCGATCTTCCTTACGCACACGACGCGCTGGCCGATTTCGGTATGTCAGCGGAAACGCTGGAATATCACCACGACCTGCACCACAAGGCCTATGTGGACAATGGCAACAAGCTGATCGCCGGGACCGAGTGGGACGGCAAGTCGCTGGAAGATATCATCACCGGCACCTATGACAAATCGGCCGTCGCGCAAAACGGCATTTTCAACAACATCAGCCAGCTTTGGAACCACAACCAATTCTGGGAGATGATGGGGCCGGGCAAGACCGCGATGCCGGGCGAGCTTGAGAAGGCGATCAATGACAGTTTCGGCTCGGTTGACGAGTTCAAATCGCAATTTGCCGCCGCGGGTGCGGGCCAGTTCGGTTCGGGTTGGGCCTGGCTGGTGAAAGACACGGATGGCGCTCTGAAAGTCACCAAGACCGAAAACGGCGTGAACCCGCTGTGCTTCGGTCAGACCGCGCTGCTGGGCTGCGATGTGTGGGAGCATTCCTATTACATCGACTTCCGCAACAAGCGCCCCGCCTATCTGGACAACTTCCTGAACAACCTCGTGAACTGGGAAAACGTGGCGTCGCGCCTGTAA
- a CDS encoding ArsR/SmtB family transcription factor — protein sequence MAHDTRLEIVRLLVPLGKDGLAAGAIAEALGVSASGLSFHLSQLEAAGLVTSRKASRHVIYAADCKALGGVIAYLLNDCCARDPDICACTDTTEGVSTLSKGGTDHSGSGIAKT from the coding sequence ATGGCACATGACACACGTTTGGAAATCGTGCGCCTGCTTGTGCCCCTTGGCAAAGATGGGTTGGCCGCGGGCGCCATTGCCGAAGCGCTTGGTGTATCAGCATCAGGCCTGTCGTTCCACTTGTCCCAATTGGAAGCCGCAGGACTTGTAACATCACGCAAAGCATCGCGCCATGTCATCTATGCCGCGGACTGCAAGGCCCTTGGCGGTGTCATCGCCTATTTGCTGAACGATTGCTGCGCGCGCGATCCGGATATCTGTGCCTGCACTGACACCACCGAAGGAGTGTCAACGCTGTCCAAAGGCGGTACAGATCACTCCGGATCGGGGATCGCGAAAACCTGA
- a CDS encoding LOG family protein, translating to MTQHTASVCVYCGSRFGTDPAFREAATALGTALAGNGWRLVYGAGDVGLMGTVAIAAQAEGAQTFGVIPQHLMKWEVGKRDLTTFIVTENMHERKKVMFMNSDAVVVLPGGAGSLDEFFEVLTWRQLGLHAKPILLLNVNGFWDPLVALLDHVINQGFAEGTLRDFVTVVTDVDQAITALRDALS from the coding sequence ATGACACAGCACACAGCATCGGTTTGCGTCTACTGCGGCTCGCGGTTTGGCACGGACCCGGCCTTTCGCGAAGCCGCAACGGCGCTTGGCACTGCATTGGCGGGCAACGGATGGCGGCTGGTCTATGGGGCTGGGGATGTGGGGTTGATGGGAACAGTGGCCATCGCGGCGCAGGCCGAAGGCGCGCAGACCTTTGGCGTCATCCCCCAGCATCTGATGAAATGGGAGGTGGGCAAACGCGACCTGACCACCTTCATCGTGACCGAAAATATGCACGAGCGAAAAAAGGTCATGTTCATGAACTCCGATGCCGTGGTGGTATTGCCGGGTGGTGCGGGGTCACTGGACGAATTCTTCGAGGTGTTGACATGGCGCCAACTGGGCCTACATGCCAAGCCCATCCTGCTTTTGAACGTCAACGGTTTCTGGGATCCGTTGGTCGCGCTGTTGGACCATGTAATCAATCAGGGGTTCGCCGAAGGCACCCTGCGCGACTTCGTGACCGTCGTTACCGATGTGGATCAGGCGATCACAGCCCTGCGCGACGCCCTGTCATGA
- a CDS encoding ABCB family ABC transporter ATP-binding protein/permease, whose amino-acid sequence MAPSRITSTEAPKNGWRTIKRVAPYLWPEDKPWVKRRVVIALVMLLASKVISVLTPFLYKGAVDVLSGEATGEAWALAMGAIGLTLAYGMARIMTSGFQQLRDAVFARVGQRALRQLALETFTHIHRLSMRYHITRKTGGLSRIIERGVKGVEFLLRFMLFSMGPLVLELALISAILFFVFDVWYLAVVVGTIGAYVWFTFKVTEWRVRIRKEMNDQDTDANQKAIDSLLNFETVKYFGAEKREAERYDVAMAGYEVAALKTSYSLAFLNFGQVLLITLGLVGVMVLAAIGVQAGDLTVGDFVMVNAYMIQITLPLNFLGTVYREIRQSLVDMGEMFDLLEQPAEVTDKPGAPDIKITGGALKFDDLRFGYDAKRPILKGVSIDVPAGKTVAIVGPSGSGKSTIGRLLFRFYDVSGGSLKIDGQDVRDVTQDSLHGVIGVVPQDTVLFNDSVYYNIAYGRPDASREEVEGAAKAARIHDFIMSLPDGYKTQVGERGLKLSGGEKQRVGIARTLLKNPPILLLDEATSALDTQTERDIQESLREMGEGRTVITIAHRLSTIVDADEIIVLEAGEVVERGGHDALLEKDGRYSAMWARQASEAAQEDTPDQMPASGHLKLAE is encoded by the coding sequence ATGGCCCCCTCCCGTATCACCTCGACCGAAGCGCCGAAGAATGGCTGGCGCACGATCAAACGTGTCGCCCCATATTTGTGGCCAGAGGACAAACCGTGGGTGAAACGGCGCGTGGTGATCGCGCTGGTGATGCTTCTGGCGTCCAAAGTGATCTCGGTCCTGACGCCCTTTCTGTACAAGGGCGCGGTTGATGTGCTGAGCGGCGAGGCGACCGGGGAAGCCTGGGCGCTGGCGATGGGCGCAATCGGTTTGACGCTGGCCTATGGCATGGCACGGATCATGACCAGCGGGTTTCAACAGTTGCGCGACGCGGTGTTCGCCCGCGTGGGACAGCGCGCCCTGCGTCAACTGGCGCTGGAGACGTTCACTCACATTCACCGTCTGTCGATGCGCTATCACATCACCCGCAAGACAGGTGGTCTGTCGCGGATCATCGAACGTGGCGTGAAGGGGGTCGAATTCCTTTTGCGCTTCATGCTGTTTTCGATGGGACCGTTGGTGCTGGAGCTTGCGCTGATCTCGGCCATCCTCTTTTTCGTGTTTGATGTCTGGTATCTGGCCGTCGTGGTTGGGACCATCGGTGCCTATGTCTGGTTCACTTTCAAAGTGACCGAATGGCGTGTGCGTATCCGCAAGGAAATGAACGATCAGGACACCGACGCCAACCAAAAGGCCATCGACAGCCTGCTGAATTTCGAGACGGTCAAATATTTCGGGGCCGAGAAGCGCGAAGCCGAACGGTATGACGTGGCCATGGCGGGATATGAAGTCGCCGCGCTCAAGACTTCGTATTCACTGGCCTTTCTGAATTTTGGACAGGTTCTTTTGATCACGCTGGGTCTGGTGGGCGTCATGGTGCTGGCCGCCATTGGTGTGCAGGCGGGCGACCTGACGGTCGGCGATTTCGTCATGGTCAACGCCTATATGATCCAGATCACCTTGCCTTTGAACTTCCTCGGCACGGTTTATCGTGAAATCCGCCAATCGCTTGTCGATATGGGCGAGATGTTTGACTTGCTTGAACAGCCCGCCGAAGTGACGGACAAACCCGGCGCCCCGGACATCAAGATCACTGGCGGTGCGTTGAAGTTTGATGATTTGCGCTTCGGCTACGACGCGAAGCGCCCGATCCTGAAGGGCGTGTCAATTGACGTTCCGGCAGGCAAGACGGTTGCGATTGTCGGCCCCTCCGGGTCTGGCAAGTCCACCATCGGGCGGTTGTTGTTCCGGTTTTATGACGTCAGTGGTGGCAGCCTGAAGATCGACGGGCAGGATGTGCGCGATGTGACGCAAGACAGCCTGCATGGCGTCATCGGCGTGGTGCCGCAGGACACGGTTCTGTTCAATGACAGCGTTTACTACAACATCGCCTATGGTCGCCCCGACGCCAGCCGGGAAGAGGTCGAAGGTGCCGCGAAGGCCGCGAGAATACATGATTTCATCATGAGCTTGCCTGACGGCTACAAGACACAGGTGGGAGAACGTGGGTTGAAACTGTCGGGCGGGGAAAAGCAGAGGGTGGGCATCGCGCGCACGCTTTTGAAGAATCCGCCGATCCTGCTGTTGGACGAAGCGACATCGGCACTGGACACACAAACCGAGCGGGACATTCAGGAAAGCCTGCGCGAGATGGGCGAGGGGCGCACCGTGATCACCATCGCGCACCGCCTGTCCACGATTGTCGATGCGGATGAGATCATCGTGCTGGAAGCGGGCGAAGTGGTTGAGCGTGGCGGCCATGACGCCTTGCTGGAAAAAGACGGACGCTATTCCGCGATGTGGGCACGTCAAGCCAGCGAGGCCGCACAGGAAGATACCCCTGACCAGATGCCCGCTTCAGGCCATCTGAAACTGGCCGAGTGA
- a CDS encoding LysM peptidoglycan-binding domain-containing protein — translation MTTETGNADKATGLKVAAGAVLAVAIGVAWYFWAQQPSPVSPDPVAETSAPPTDTPAADNPKADVASPASEDVADGAAEVPTSPGSAPGFDVVRVDPDGSAVVAGHAEPGSTIQLTLDGAPLEDVEVGSDGNFVALLDIPVETPGALGFSTLDESGKVVENSESPQTVLIAPTTPAPTPEPVAETPDGGDTPAMAETDTSSPETPDATVAAPQVLLADDEGIAVLQDGAGLPAVDNIVIDAITYDETGDVALSGRGQSGANLRVYLDNKPIEIGEVTESGQWRVPLPEVDSGVYTLRVDELAEDGSVTSRTETPFKREEPTQLAAVANADPETPKARVEAVTVQPGSTLWAIAREHLGEGPLYVRVFAANREQIRDPDLIYPGQVFAIPDPE, via the coding sequence ATGACAACAGAAACAGGCAACGCTGACAAGGCAACCGGGCTTAAGGTGGCGGCAGGAGCCGTTCTTGCGGTTGCGATTGGTGTGGCGTGGTATTTCTGGGCGCAGCAACCGTCACCTGTTTCACCTGATCCGGTTGCAGAAACTTCTGCACCGCCGACGGATACCCCGGCAGCGGACAACCCGAAGGCAGATGTTGCTTCGCCTGCGTCCGAGGATGTCGCAGACGGGGCGGCAGAGGTGCCGACCTCGCCCGGTTCAGCGCCGGGTTTCGACGTTGTCCGCGTGGACCCGGATGGCAGTGCCGTGGTCGCTGGCCATGCCGAACCCGGAAGCACCATTCAATTGACGCTGGATGGCGCACCGCTTGAGGATGTCGAAGTGGGCAGCGATGGAAACTTTGTGGCCCTGCTGGACATTCCCGTCGAAACCCCAGGTGCACTGGGCTTTTCCACACTGGATGAAAGCGGCAAGGTTGTTGAGAACAGCGAAAGCCCGCAGACCGTTCTGATCGCCCCAACCACGCCTGCCCCGACCCCCGAGCCGGTCGCTGAAACACCAGATGGCGGCGATACGCCTGCCATGGCTGAAACAGATACCTCAAGCCCGGAAACGCCTGACGCCACGGTCGCCGCCCCGCAAGTTCTGCTGGCGGATGACGAGGGTATCGCAGTGTTGCAGGATGGCGCGGGTCTTCCCGCAGTCGACAATATCGTCATTGACGCAATTACCTATGACGAAACCGGCGACGTTGCCTTGTCGGGTCGCGGGCAAAGTGGTGCCAACCTGCGTGTCTATCTGGACAACAAACCGATCGAGATCGGCGAGGTAACGGAAAGCGGCCAATGGCGCGTGCCTTTGCCAGAAGTGGACAGCGGGGTCTATACTCTGCGTGTGGATGAACTGGCCGAGGACGGATCCGTCACATCGCGCACCGAGACACCGTTCAAACGCGAAGAACCCACCCAATTGGCTGCCGTGGCGAATGCGGACCCTGAAACCCCCAAAGCACGTGTCGAGGCGGTGACGGTGCAACCCGGGTCAACACTTTGGGCGATCGCGCGCGAACATCTTGGGGAAGGGCCGCTTTATGTGCGCGTCTTTGCCGCCAATCGCGAACAGATCCGCGACCCGGACCTGATCTATCCCGGTCAGGTTTTCGCGATCCCCGATCCGGAGTGA